The Primulina huaijiensis isolate GDHJ02 chromosome 9, ASM1229523v2, whole genome shotgun sequence genomic interval TCATATATCTTGAAACTAAATTTGATGGTAAAGGATTTTAATCTGTCCAGCGCAAACATTGATCAACGTGAGTTAGATTAGAATTTAAATACATTGTTTGTTGTTATACTACAATTGAGTTCCAGCTCTATTAGAAGCTGCAGCTactaataaattttttcattctCTTAAATACATTTTTCCAACAAATCTTGATACTAATAGCTGTAATTACTAATACTTTCTCCAGGCAACTTTACAAATTACAAAACAAGCTTCATATGGAAACCTATCAATTAACctacaaatgaaaaaaattattgcattgaaagcaaaaatcaagaaaacaaacAGCAGTTAATCACTACTGTACACACTCTTaaagaatgaaaatttgaacaagctCTTAGCTGTTGCATTGAATGGAATGCAAATccaatttcaaaattcaaaatccaaCTGTCAATACAACCCGATCCGGCTAATCAAGATCCACTTGTCTCAGTTCTTTCCTGAGCTTCCGAGAAAACAGGTTACAAGCATCCATGCTTAAATCCATGGCAGCAGCCAACGCCACGAAAACTGCAGCATCCTCCGTGCAGGTCACATGTTGCACCCCAATTTCCACCTCTGGCTTGCTGCACTTGCCGTTGCCCTCCACTGTAGATGACATCACGAATCCTCTGTACAAAAAATTCGCCCAAGATCCCAATCCTGACGTTGACCCCAACTCGGACCCTGACCCCGACCCCGAACCGAGATCAAAGCTACTATTAGGACTAGTCATTGGAGTTGGACCGTTACTGATGTCTATACTGAAATTTCCGCCATATTTTGTGCTAATGGAGGAATTTGCAACTCGGATTGAATCCATGCCATCGTCGGGTATAAGTTCGAATCGGTATCCAACGTCTTTTCCCTGACGCCATGCCTCTAGGCGGCCCCAAGGCTGGAATGTGCTGTGGCCTTGTCTTAGAATGAGCCATGCTCCAGGATTCGATTTGCTGACGCTATTAGTGCCAGGTGATGGAACAAATGGTGTAACCATCGATGCAGCAGCCACAGGTGAGCCGGAAAGGTCGTGGACAGTGATTGACCACCCTTTTCGTTCTTCCGGGGCCACTTCTTTTTCTTCTGTAAATGCACTGAAACAGCCGGTTGAGGTACTTGGTTCTGACAGCGATGATCTAATTTCAACAATAAACCAAATATCAAGATTGCATTCAAGAAATCAGAGCTTACTGAAAATTAAACACACACTCATGGACGTCATTTCAGGTTTCTATTGTTTAAAATCAGGCATAATATTCACCCATTTTCAACCCGCTGCAGACTAAATAAGAATTTTGGTTGGACTGAAATCCATTTAGAACATTTTTTTGTCAGAGTTCTTGTTCAAAATCAGATATAAATACCAATTCAGACCAACCCCTACTCCGGGGAAAAGAAAAACAGGATCTTGGTTACTCATAAAATgactaaatttaataaaataaaaccaaGAAATTACGTTTACCTGGATCTCAAAATCCTATCCCCAGAATTTCTGAACCCGAACTTGCAAGTAAAAACTGGCTGTTGCACATGTCCATTGACCTGGAAAACCTGCGGGCTGCACTCGGGTTCCCCATCAAACCGAAAGACAAATCTCGGGTCGGGCTCGGCTCTCACATTCAAATGTAATTTCAACCCCGAACCACCAATCAAAACCCAACCATTCTGAATCACGCTTCTTCGATTATTCCGATTATTTTCCATAATACTCCTCAAATCCAATGGCACCACAACGCACCCCAAGAGCTTCACGCCATTGACAACCCCACAACCGCCATTTCCTCTAGTACTTCTCCTGTAAATCTCACACTTCAGACAAGAAAACTTACTCGATCTCTCCATCGAACTCTCCAATTCCGCCTTCCTCAAGGTGAAACAACCCTGAATTCTGCTCTCAAATGGGCCGCTTTCCTCGGCAAGGGCCGTGACATCTGAAACCTGGGTCGGAAACCCTTTGAGCTTGAATTTGCAGAAAAACGAAAGGGACGAGAGATGGGTTTTATCCGGAAACTTCAACGCCAAATTGCCCCAAAAAATTCGTACAAAAGAACATGGATCCATCACTTGCCTCTCGCGGAAACTCCTACTAGATAGTAACACAGTAACCAAAAACAACAAACTAATTTCTTCCCAGAAGAAGATGTGTACTAGAATGATGTAATCATGGAGAAGCAGCGCATATATGGGCATCGAACATGACTATGGCAGcgggggtggggtggggtggggtggggtggggggTGGAGGAGTAGGGGGGTTGCATGGGCATGCGCGCGATATGAGCTGGTATGCATGTACGGGAAGTGCCAGCGATGAGTATCCGATACATACAACATATCTGTCGAGGTTAATAGCCAAAACACCcctttatttcattattattattattattattattattaaatatgagtaataaacaataaattaaatataagtaggtattttgtgagatggtctcactaatatttatttgtgagaccGGTCAATCTTAcgaatattcacaataaaaagtaatactcttaacataaaaagtaatattttttcatggatgactcaaataagagatttgtctcacaaaataagacccgtgagaccatctcacacaaatttttgccattaaatatatattaaactaTTGGTTAGGTTAATCAATTTTTTGCtgcttaatataatataataataataaataaaaatagcaaaaaaatatatgaatatttatttttcaaccaATTATAAGTTTAATAATCTTGTCCAATACATTCATATTTTACATTACCATATGTCTATGTtacattttacataaaatttcgatataccaaaaatttttcgatacgataatcttgatataataaaaattctatattttttcCGACCTTTAATTTGAGATGAAATTGCCCATTAACTTTTGTAATAATATTCGCCATATAAAATTTGCCCAAATAGctatcaatattttatttttattttattttattaaaaaaaaaagaaaaaagaaaaaatagatgGGATTGTTTGCAATTTTTAATCTGCCTGTCAATTGCTATTTGCTAGGTGTTGTTTGGAAAAAGGTGTTTTGTTGGTTTGTGGAATTCTGTATATGTATTGGCCAGCTGGGACACACTTAAATCCCAATGGGAAGCAGCTGTATTTCTTGGTAATTAATGTGAAATTCCCAAACAAGTCCTCcctttaaaatttttcaaatttcaattttagtttttttattatttattttaaaattttgttgatttctcTATCGAGAGTAGGTACATAAAATAACAACTCACGCCGTCTCAAGTCACAAAGTTATAACAAAGTATCTTGAAATTTGAATATGTTAAGAATTATCATATTTAAACAACGGATATAATGCATAGCATTATTTATAGATCATCTGATATCAAGATTTCAAAATTGGGATATGATCTGGAACTCGAGATCTAATTGTAACAATTTTCTTTttgaactaaaaaaaatcaacGACTTTCTGATCAGTTATTGTATATAGAAAAAATATTGAGTTAATTGCATCAATCCACgtgtaaaaaatttaaagagcaaaaacattatatttaataattacacTTTAGACTTCGTATTTTTAAATCAGACGTAAAAAACTCTTACTGGATGAGGTAAATGTGTCTATATANGATTTTATAAAAATGAAGAATGTATTAgcctattaatattttttcatacttTATAGTTTTTATGTATTTAGACTTTTCGAACTCGGTTTCGATCTATTTCTCGAGTTcgaattatcaaatttatttggagtgtaaaataatgtttttaacataaaaattaatatttttttatgagacgAGTTCGAATAAGAGAATCATCTTACAAAATTGATAGATAAAACGGTTTTATAAGAGTTGTtgtgattatttttttcaatcattttttttttacgttatCTTTAACATTTTGCTCAAGCAAGTGAATGGATGATTGATGAGCTAGCTCAATTGGACAATTGTATCTTAATTTGCGGGAGGGAATCTATTTATTTGGTTCCTTTGtcaaaaaattattaagttTTG includes:
- the LOC140985357 gene encoding uncharacterized protein, whose amino-acid sequence is MPIYALLLHDYIILVHIFFWEEISLLFLVTVLLSSRSFRERQVMDPCSFVRIFWGNLALKFPDKTHLSSLSFFCKFKLKGFPTQVSDVTALAEESGPFESRIQGCFTLRKAELESSMERSSKFSCLKCEIYRRSTRGNGGCGVVNGVKLLGCVVVPLDLRSIMENNRNNRRSVIQNGWVLIGGSGLKLHLNVRAEPDPRFVFRFDGEPECSPQVFQVNGHVQQPVFTCKFGFRNSGDRILRSRSSLSEPSTSTGCFSAFTEEKEVAPEERKGWSITVHDLSGSPVAAASMVTPFVPSPGTNSVSKSNPGAWLILRQGHSTFQPWGRLEAWRQGKDVGYRFELIPDDGMDSIRVANSSISTKYGGNFSIDISNGPTPMTSPNSSFDLGSGSGSGSELGSTSGLGSWANFLYRGFVMSSTVEGNGKCSKPEVEIGVQHVTCTEDAAVFVALAAAMDLSMDACNLFSRKLRKELRQVDLD